A DNA window from Fragaria vesca subsp. vesca linkage group LG3, FraVesHawaii_1.0, whole genome shotgun sequence contains the following coding sequences:
- the LOC101294829 gene encoding uncharacterized protein LOC101294829, translated as MSLTPTSLLALSLLLLLVLPSTATSSLHNLLQSQGLPGGLFPNTVKSYNLDPTGRLEVHLDSSCMAKFENRVYFDNTVRANLSFGVLNGLEGLIQEELFLWLPVKGISVIDPSSGLILFDIGVAHKQLSLSLFEVPPLCNPQGASVKEDVVMSNVFVAQR; from the exons ATGTCTCTGACACCCACATCTTTGCTCGCACTCTCTCTCCTCCTCCTCCTTGTTCTTCCTTCAACAGCCACCTCATCTCTCCACAACCTTCTCCAAAGCCAAGGCCTCCCCGGCGGCCTCTTCCCCAACACCGTCAAGTCCTACAATCTTGACCCGACGGGCCGCCTCGAGGTCCATCTGGACTCTTCTTGCATGGCCAAGTTCGAGAACCGTGTCTACTTCGACAACACAGTCAGAGCCAATCTCAGCTTTGGTGTGCTTAATGGCTTGGAGGGTCTGATCCAAGAGGAGCTGTTTCTGTGGTTACCAGTCAAAGGGATCTCTGTTATTGATCCATCTTCTGGTTTGATTCTGTTTGATATTGGTGTTGCCCATAAGCAGCTTTCTCTTTCTCTCTTTGAAGTCCCTCCTCTTTGTAACCCTCAAG GGGCTTCAGTGAAGGAGGATGTGGTGATGAGCAATGTATTTGTGGCGCAAAGATGA
- the LOC101306601 gene encoding pentatricopeptide repeat-containing protein At3g13160, mitochondrial-like, with protein MSFCRLIRRAFSTATQPKPKSIRAISEDLYRERNLKRLVHKFKESSEIYRFRTKSPIYEETVRRLATAKRFNAIEEMLEHQKKYPDFADEGFAVRILSLYGKAGMFDNAQKVFDEMPDRNCVRTVLSFNALMGACVNSKRFDMAEKIFKEVPEKLSVEPDLVSYNILIKAFCKMGSFDSAVLVLEKMEKKGMKPDVITFNTILDCLYGNQRFSDAKKIWGVMVEKNVVPDIRSYNAKLMGLALEKRSKEGAELVKELRSSGVEPDVFSFNALIKGFVGEGNLEEAKRWYGELVKSGCAPDKWTFEMLVPFSCEKGDVEYGFELCKDIFQRRRLASAAMLQPVVDGLVKASMIEQAKELVKLGNTNSYKRFNLKLPSDE; from the coding sequence ATGTCGTTTTGCCGCCTCATCCGCCGCGCATTTTCCACCGCCACCCAGCCCAAACCCAAGAGCATCAGAGCCATCTCCGAAGACCTCTACAGAGAACGCAACCTCAAACGCCTCGTCCACAAGTTCAAAGAGTCCTCAGAGATCTACCGCTTCCGAACCAAAAGCCCCATTTACGAAGAAACTGTCCGCCGCCTCGCCACCGCCAAGCGCTTCAATGCCATCGAAGAAATGCTGGAGCACCAGAAGAAGTACCCGGATTTCGCCGACGAGGGTTTCGCCGTTAGAATCCTTTCCCTTTATGGAAAGGCCGGGATGTTCGATAATGCCCAGAAGGTGTTCGACGAAATGCCTGACAGAAACTGCGTGCGCACCGTGCTGTCCTTCAACGCGCTTATGGGCGCGTGCGTGAACTCCAAGAGGTTTGATATGGCTGAGAAGATATTTAAGGAGGTGCCGGAGAAGTTGTCTGTTGAGCCGGATTTGGTGTCTTACAATATTTTGATCAAGGCGTTTTGTAAGATGGGTTCATTTGATTCCGCGGTTTTGGTGCTTGAAAAGATGGAGAAGAAGGGTATGAAGCCGGATGTGATCACGTTTAACACGATTTTGGATTGCTTGTATGGGAATCAGCGGTTTTCAGATGCTAAGAAGATATGGGGTGTAATGGTGGAGAAGAATGTTGTTCCGGATATTAGGAGCTATAATGCCAAGTTGATGGGATTGGCTTTGGAGAAGAGGAGTAAAGAAGGGGCTGAATTGGTTAAGGAGTTGAGGAGTAGTGGAGTGGAACCTGATGTGTTTAGCTTCAATGCCTTGATTAAGGGATTTGTGGGTGAGGGGAACTTGGAGGAAGCTAAGCGGTGGTATGGTGAACTAGTGAAGAGTGGTTGTGCTCCGGATAAATGGACTTTCGAGATGCTTGTTCCCTTTTCTTGTGAGAAGGGGGATGTGGAGTATGGTTTTGAGCTCTGCAAGGATATTTTCCAAAGGCGCCGTCTTGCTAGTGCGGCAATGTTGCAGCCTGTGGTGGATGGTCTGGTTAAGGCCTCTATGATTGAGCAGGCAAAGGAACTTGTCAAACTTGGGAACACTAATTCCTACAAACGTTTTAACTTGAAGTTGCCTTCAGACGAGTAG
- the LOC101299453 gene encoding (3S,6E)-nerolidol synthase 2, chloroplastic/mitochondrial-like, with the protein MNVETKHTRTMDDIFVQHSRKLELLRNVLRNAAEVDALEGLNMIDAVQRLGIDYHFQREIDAILHKQMSIVSASDDLHEVALRFRLLRQHGYSVPEDVFNNFKESKGTFKQVLGEDIKGLMSLYEASQLGTEGEDTLVEAEKFSGHLLKTSLSHLDHHQARIVGNTLRNPHHRSLASFMARNFFVTSQATRPNSWLTLLKEVAKIDFNMVRSRHQNEIVQISKWWKDLGLAKELKFARDQPLKWYIWSMAVLTDPKLSEERVELTKPISFVYLIDDIFDVYGTLDDLYLFTEAVNRWEITAIDHLPDYMKICFKALYDMTNEFSCKVYQKHGWNPLQSLKISWASLCNAFLVEAKWFASGKLPKSEEYLKNGIVSSGVNVVLVHMFFLLGQNITRKSVELLNETPAIISSSAAILRLWDDLGSAKDENQDGNDGSYVRCYLEEHEGCSIEEAREKTINMISDEWKKLNRDLLSPNPFPATFTLASLNLARMIPLMYSYDGNQCLPSLKEYVKLMLYETVSM; encoded by the exons ATGAACGTTGAAACCAAGCATACTAGAACTATG GATGACATTTTTGTCCAACATTCTCGGAAGCTGGAACTACTCAGGAATGTCTTGAGGAATGCAGCAGAGGTAGATGCCCTTGAAGGTTTGAATATGATCGATGCTGTTCAAAGGCTAGGCATCGATTACCACTTTCAACGAGAAATCGACGCAATTCTGCACAAGCAGATGAGTATTGTATCTGCCTCTGATGATCTTCATGAGGTTGCACTTCGCTTTCGACTACTGAGACAACATGGTTACTCCGTGCCTGAAG ATGTGTTTAACAACTTCAAGGAAAGCAAAGGAACGTTCAAGCAAGTTCTGGGTGAAGACATCAAGGGATTGATGAGCTTATACGAAGCTTCGCAGCTAGGTACAGAAGGAGAAGATACACTTGTTGAAGCTGAAAAGTTTAGTGGCCATCTGCTAAAGACTTCTCTGTCACATCTTGATCATCATCAAGCCAGAATTGTTGGAAATACATTGAGGAATCCTCATCACAGAAGCTTGGCCTCATTCATGGCCAGGAACTTTTTCGTTACTTCTCAAGCCACCAGGCCCAATTCATGGTTAACTTTGCTAAAAGAAGTAGCAAAAATAGATTTCAATATGGTTCGGTCTCGGCACCAGAATGAAATAGTTCAAATTTCCAA ATGGTGGAAGGACCTTGGATTGGCTAAGGAACTGAAATTTGCTAGAGATCAACCACTGAAATGGTACATATGGTCCATGGCAGTCCTAACAGATCCAAAGTTATCAGAGGAGAGGGTTGAGCTCACAAAACCCATCTCTTTTGTCTATTTGATAGATGACATTTTCGATGTTTATGGAACCCTTGATGACCTCTATCTCTTCACAGAAGCTGTAAATAG ATGGGAAATTACTGCTATAGACCACCTACCAGACTATATGAAGATATGCTTCAAGGCTCTGTATGATATGACTAATGAATTCAGCTGCAAGGTCTATCAGAAGCATGGATGGAACCCCTTACAATCTTTGAAAATTTCG TGGGCGAGTCTTTGCAACGCATTTTTGGTGGAAGCAAAATGGTTCGCATCTGGGAAGCTGCCGAAGTCAGAAGAGTACTTGAAGAATGGCATCGTTTCTTCTGGGGTAAATGTGGTTCTAGTCCACATGTTTTTTCTCTTGGGTCAGAACATAACCAGAAAGAGCGTGGAGTTGTTGAATGAAACTCCAGCCATTATATCGTCCTCAGCAGCAATTCTTCGACTCTGGGATGATTTAGGCAGTGCAAAGGATGAGAACCAGGATGGGAACGATGGGTCGTATGTAAGGTGCTACTTAGAGGAACATGAAGGCTGTTCCATTGAGGAGGCACGAGAAAAGACGATTAATATGATTTCAGATGAATGGAAGAAACTGAACAGAGACCTGCTCTCTCCAAATCCATTTCCAGCAACATTCACATTGGCTTCTCTTAATCTCGCAAGAATGATCCCCCTGATGTATAGCTACGATGGCAACCAATGCCTTCCATCTCTTAAAGAGTATGTGAAACTGATGTTGTATGAGACTGTATCAATGTAA
- the LOC101293672 gene encoding 3,7-dimethylxanthine N-methyltransferase-like yields the protein MDCISFQFGSVENQRAVISTVKPIVDASIEDLCNTLFPECLKIADLGCSSGPNTLLVVSDIIENSRNTFQKLNLPPPSLQAFLNDLPWNDFNTVFRSLPGFYKKLHEENGNKSGSCFIAAMPGSFYGRLFPDNSLHFVHSSYALMWISEVPKGLVTEGGEGLNKGNIYISKTSSPAVFNEYFEQFKRDFTVFLRSRAHELVPGGSMVLTTMGSIKSNDPLSIWEFVGLKLHDMVLDGLIEEKKLDRFNLPYYAPTTDEVKEVIEAEGSFTLQNLEAFKNDWDSYIKQAHSDLDKKARAAILSTDIRAVGEPILASQFGEEAVDELFRKFEENVLDHMEREKCQFINLVISLIKKR from the exons ATGGACTGCATTTCATTCCAATTTGGATCAGTGGAGAACCAG AGAGCTGTGATTTCGACGGTGAAGCCCATAGTGGACGCAAGCATAGAGGACCTCTGCAACACTCTCTTCCCAGAGTGTCTGAAAATAGCAGACTTGGGGTGCTCTTCCGGACCCAATACCCTTCTGGTGGTATCAGACATCATTGAAAATAGCCGAAACACGTTTCAAAAGCTCAACCTCCCCCCGCCATCGCTCCAAGCATTCTTGAATGATCTTCCCTGGAATGATTTCAACACGGTGTTCAGGTCACTGCCTGGCTTCTATAAGAAGCTCCATGAAGAAAATGGGAACAAGTCGGGTTCTTGTTTCATTGCAGCAATGCCTGGTTCCTTTTATGGCAGGCTCTTTCCTGACAACTCTCTTCACTTTGTTCATTCTTCTTATGCTCTCATGTGGATCTCTGAG GTTCCAAAAGGTCTGGTAACCGAAGGAGGAGAGGGACTGAACAAAGGGAACATATACATATCCAAGACAAGCTCACCTGCTGTGTTTAATGAATACTTTGAGCAATTCAAAAGGGACTTCACAGTCTTTCTGCGATCTAGGGCACACGAGCTAGTCCCGGGAGGTAGTATGGTCCTCACAACCATGGGCAGCATAAAGAGCAATGATCCCCTCTCCATTTGGGAATTCGTCGGATTGAAACTCCATGACATGGTTTTAGAT GGTTTGATTGAGGAGAAAAAGTTGGACAGATTCAATTTGCCATACTATGCACCCACAACAGATGAGGTAAAAGAGGTGATCGAGGCTGAAGGGTCTTTTACTTTGCAAAACCTTGAAGCTTTCAAAAATGACTGGGATTCTTACATAAAACAAGCTCATAGTGACCTTGACAAGAAAGCAAGGGCTGCAATACTCTCCACTGACATAAGGGCAGTGGGAGAGCCTATTCTGGCTAGCCAATTTGGAGAAGAAGCAGTGGACGAATTGTTCCGTAAGTTCGAAGAAAATGTTCTTGATCATATGGAAAGGGAGAAGTGTCAGTTCATTAACCTAGTTATATCATTGATCAAGAAGCGTTAA
- the LOC101293381 gene encoding transcription factor DYSFUNCTIONAL TAPETUM 1-like has translation MEFVGSPLDELYLSPDQLEDNSRGGRMGRRRYNDVVDGPPIYKSKNLNAERKRRAKLSDRLLKLRSLVPIITNMNKATIVDDAITYIYELQKEVNMLQEQLFEMEALSSLEVPEPKPRKKETDAAEEMKKSGIQADVSVTQIDGDKLWIKAVFAKKRGGFTKLIEAMTEFGFELNDTSVTTSNGAMLVSSWVTAERLLCTIAQFIIDIDEYSLIEHIDWIPLRYASSAANQGTDAGHH, from the exons ATGGAATTTGTAGGCTCTCCCTTGGATGAACTATACCTAAGTCCTGATCAACTAGAAGACAACAGCCGAGGAGGAAGGATGGGTCGAAGGAGATACAACGATGTAGTAGATGGACCTCCCATTTACAAATCCAAGAATCTGAATGCCGAAAGGAAGAGAAGGGCGAAGCTCAGTGACAGACTCCTCAAGCTACGCTCATTAGTCCCCATTATCACAAAT ATGAATAAAGCGACGATCGTTGATGACGCGATTACTTATATCTATGAGCTGCAGAAGGAGGTGAACATGCTTCAGGAACAGCTCTTTGAGATGGAAGCATTGTCTTCACTAGAGGTGCCGGAGCCAAAGCCGAGGAAAAAAGAAACTGATGCAGCAGAAGAGATGAAGAAATCTGGGATTCAG GCAGACGTTAGTGTGACTCAGATTGATGGGGACAAACTTTGGATAAAGGCGGTTTTCGCGAAGAAAAGAGGTGGATTTACCAAACTGATAGAGGCCATGACTGAGTTTGGGTTTGAACTCAATGATACCAGTGTCACTACCTCAAATGGAGCAATGCTTGTTTCTTCCTGGGTCACT GCTGAAAGGTTGCTTTGCACAATTGCACAGTTCATAATAGACATAGATGAATATAGCTTAATAGAACACATCGACT GGATTCCATTGCGATACGCTTCCAGTGCAGCAAACCAGGGAACTGATGCTGGACATCATTAA